The following coding sequences lie in one Methylotuvimicrobium alcaliphilum 20Z genomic window:
- a CDS encoding phosphatidylglycerophosphatase A family protein has protein sequence MSIFLTDKIGKNELTAKAIFTDPVLFLAFGFGSGLFKKAPGTMGTVAAIPVCWLFALAGDYFYYALTLAAVVAGVGICGMAAKKLGEHDFGGIVWDEVAGLLVTMLWVPFNWPALLVGFVLFRLFDIVKPWPIIWVDRKVSGGLGIMLDDILAGIMSGLILLVIADLGWL, from the coding sequence TTGAGCATTTTTCTCACTGATAAGATAGGCAAAAATGAATTAACGGCTAAGGCAATATTCACTGATCCGGTGTTATTTTTGGCTTTTGGTTTCGGTTCGGGCTTGTTTAAAAAAGCGCCCGGAACGATGGGCACGGTGGCCGCCATTCCGGTTTGTTGGTTGTTTGCGCTTGCCGGCGATTATTTTTATTATGCTTTGACGCTAGCCGCCGTTGTTGCGGGCGTCGGAATTTGCGGAATGGCCGCTAAGAAATTAGGCGAGCATGATTTCGGCGGTATCGTCTGGGACGAAGTTGCGGGCTTATTGGTAACGATGCTTTGGGTACCGTTTAATTGGCCTGCGTTGCTTGTCGGTTTCGTGTTGTTCCGGTTGTTCGATATCGTCAAGCCCTGGCCGATTATCTGGGTCGATCGCAAGGTAAGCGGAGGCTTAGGTATCATGCTCGATGATATATTGGCCGGTATTATGTCGGGGTTGATCCTTCTGGTCATTGCGGACTTGGGGTGGTTGTAA
- the thiL gene encoding thiamine-phosphate kinase — translation MPAAEFDLIERFFAVKKSSNAATELGIGDDCALLSVPAGYRLAITADTMVENVHFLAGTDPYDLGYKLLAVNLSDLASMGAEPVAVTLALTLPDVDESWLERFAEGFFELAAHYRIDLVGGDTTSGPLTLTVQAMGIVPAGQALRRSGARPGDVIYMTGKLGDAGLGLKIAQGHFSCSQQQAALERFNRPKPRVEEGLELRNIARSCIDVSDGLAQDLGHILKQSGVGACLDWEDLPLSNAVKAYIEATGDWTMPLRAGDDYELCFTVPADKAALLTENFTRIGVIEDGPGLRVHRFGTTELLRVQGFEHFSH, via the coding sequence ATGCCAGCGGCTGAATTCGATCTAATCGAGCGTTTTTTCGCCGTAAAAAAATCGTCGAATGCGGCAACCGAGTTGGGTATCGGCGACGATTGCGCATTGTTAAGCGTGCCGGCCGGTTATCGATTAGCGATAACCGCCGATACGATGGTCGAGAATGTGCATTTTTTAGCCGGTACCGATCCCTATGATTTGGGCTACAAATTACTGGCAGTTAATTTGAGCGACTTGGCCTCGATGGGCGCCGAGCCGGTTGCCGTAACCTTGGCGTTGACATTGCCTGATGTCGACGAATCCTGGCTCGAACGATTCGCGGAAGGTTTTTTCGAATTGGCCGCTCATTACCGTATCGATCTAGTCGGAGGCGATACGACATCCGGCCCATTGACGCTTACGGTGCAGGCCATGGGCATAGTTCCGGCGGGTCAAGCTTTGCGCCGTTCGGGGGCGCGTCCCGGCGACGTCATTTATATGACCGGTAAACTCGGCGATGCCGGGCTAGGTTTAAAAATTGCCCAAGGACATTTTAGTTGTTCGCAGCAGCAGGCTGCGCTCGAGCGCTTTAATCGGCCGAAACCGCGTGTCGAAGAAGGCTTGGAATTGCGCAATATCGCACGAAGTTGTATCGACGTGTCCGACGGTTTGGCGCAAGATTTAGGGCATATTTTGAAACAAAGCGGCGTCGGCGCGTGTCTGGATTGGGAGGATTTGCCGTTGTCGAATGCGGTCAAGGCCTATATCGAGGCAACCGGCGATTGGACTATGCCGCTGCGTGCCGGAGACGATTATGAATTATGTTTTACCGTGCCGGCTGATAAAGCGGCATTATTGACAGAAAACTTTACGCGTATCGGCGTTATCGAGGATGGTCCGGGACTTAGAGTTCATCGTTTCGGCACGACGGAATTGTTGAGGGTACAAGGTTTTGAGCATTTTTCTCACTGA
- the nusB gene encoding transcription antitermination factor NusB, with the protein MSQARTNARKAAVQALYQWQMTGQNLSAIEMQFLEEERLRDAQKSYFNELFHGIPKSLDVIDETLMQFVDRPVEAIDPVERAILRIGVYELMNRLDMPYRVVLNESINLAKCFGADGSHRYVNGILDKVAQQKRAVEIQAKNRKASDASG; encoded by the coding sequence ATGAGCCAAGCGCGTACCAATGCGAGAAAAGCCGCCGTGCAAGCGTTGTATCAGTGGCAAATGACCGGTCAAAACCTCAGTGCGATCGAAATGCAGTTTTTGGAAGAAGAACGCTTGAGAGATGCTCAAAAAAGCTATTTCAACGAATTGTTTCACGGCATTCCGAAAAGCCTTGATGTGATCGACGAAACGTTGATGCAATTCGTCGACCGTCCGGTCGAAGCGATCGATCCGGTCGAACGGGCGATTTTGAGAATCGGCGTGTATGAACTGATGAATCGGCTGGACATGCCTTATCGGGTCGTACTTAACGAGAGTATCAATCTAGCCAAATGCTTCGGCGCCGATGGCAGTCATCGTTATGTCAACGGCATACTCGATAAAGTGGCTCAGCAAAAACGAGCCGTGGAAATCCAAGCAAAAAATCGAAAAGCCTCGGATGCCAGCGGCTGA